Proteins encoded together in one Flavobacterium keumense window:
- a CDS encoding DUF6909 family protein → MIEIKNISRSRAQESSAAIERLYITMRHLFNRGFYKPMGVSGDTLREALLALRPEIYGNIADEKVELNGLLYVIERLPIGIEECRFINLTSEEGYSKSHFKAIVPPKRRRNCYRIDEDQMNVVITRGRSDIYDILTHLTFIFIESHKIKNRVLLDEGGEVSHDWKKLEIAAKQTKKLTQIEKEKAISHTANILGRTFEEVLDIYDAFGSATSPDRFLHVIYWLGKLAIEEIVENNKRTITFSPVLRERLGHHIHGEIWATNIKEVLKENNLLGRPIHVISANMHSVMNSIFAVPALKTKFKNQSDFVIYEELSKSGANDVRDLVEAVALKQGMISLPDTSGTNIDVQIFDTAKIDWSKTSFPKANLGDEKPVIIVMDYAFGEQAYETIDELFKPYKKETFLNAQSISIMGKAGILEGGKGDIMIPNAHINEGTADNYFFENELTAEMFEGNDIAVFAGPMVTVLGTSLQNRDLLKFFHESTWRAIGLEMEGAYYQKAIQSASRIRKSVPKDIKVRYAYYASDNPLETGSTLASGGLGTTGVKPTYLITIKILEQIFNVK, encoded by the coding sequence ATGATAGAAATCAAAAACATTTCGCGCTCCCGAGCGCAAGAGTCGTCAGCAGCTATTGAACGACTGTACATTACCATGAGGCATTTATTTAACAGAGGTTTTTACAAACCAATGGGTGTTTCAGGAGATACTTTAAGAGAAGCTTTACTAGCGTTACGTCCGGAAATTTACGGAAACATTGCCGATGAAAAAGTTGAATTGAACGGACTTTTGTACGTTATTGAACGACTTCCTATCGGAATTGAAGAATGCCGATTCATTAACTTAACTTCAGAAGAAGGCTATTCTAAATCGCACTTTAAAGCGATTGTCCCTCCAAAAAGACGCCGTAATTGCTACCGCATCGACGAGGACCAAATGAACGTAGTGATTACTCGTGGACGTTCGGACATTTACGATATTTTGACGCACTTAACCTTTATTTTCATCGAATCGCATAAGATTAAAAACAGAGTGTTGTTAGATGAAGGTGGGGAAGTATCCCACGATTGGAAAAAATTAGAAATTGCCGCCAAACAAACAAAAAAATTAACTCAAATTGAGAAAGAGAAAGCAATTTCTCATACCGCTAATATTTTGGGTAGAACCTTCGAAGAAGTTTTAGACATCTACGATGCGTTCGGTTCGGCTACCTCCCCAGATCGTTTCTTGCACGTTATTTATTGGTTAGGAAAATTAGCCATTGAAGAAATTGTAGAAAACAACAAACGCACCATCACTTTCAGCCCAGTCTTGAGAGAGCGTTTGGGACACCATATTCACGGCGAAATTTGGGCAACCAATATCAAAGAAGTTTTAAAAGAAAATAATTTATTAGGCAGACCTATTCATGTCATTAGTGCTAATATGCACTCGGTAATGAATTCCATTTTTGCCGTTCCGGCTTTGAAAACGAAGTTCAAAAACCAATCGGATTTTGTTATTTATGAAGAATTGAGTAAGTCTGGAGCCAATGATGTTCGTGATTTGGTTGAAGCGGTGGCTTTGAAGCAAGGAATGATTTCGTTGCCAGACACTTCAGGAACAAACATCGATGTTCAGATTTTTGACACCGCCAAAATAGATTGGAGCAAAACCTCTTTCCCTAAAGCTAATTTAGGCGACGAAAAACCAGTGATTATCGTAATGGATTATGCTTTTGGAGAGCAAGCCTATGAAACGATTGACGAGTTGTTCAAGCCGTATAAAAAAGAAACCTTCCTAAATGCCCAGTCGATTTCGATTATGGGAAAAGCGGGAATTTTAGAAGGAGGCAAGGGCGATATTATGATTCCGAATGCGCACATCAACGAAGGAACAGCGGATAATTACTTTTTTGAAAATGAATTAACGGCTGAGATGTTTGAAGGAAATGATATTGCAGTTTTTGCCGGTCCAATGGTTACGGTTTTAGGAACTTCATTGCAAAACCGAGATTTATTGAAATTCTTCCACGAATCAACTTGGAGAGCAATCGGATTAGAAATGGAGGGCGCATATTATCAAAAAGCCATCCAATCAGCTTCGAGAATTAGAAAAAGTGTGCCTAAAGACATCAAAGTGCGTTACGCGTATTATGCCTCGGATAATCCATTAGAAACCGGAAGCACTTTGGCTTCAGGAGGTTTGGGAACGACAGGAGTAAAGCCAACTTATTTGATTACGATCAAAATTTTGGAACAAATTTTTAATGTAAAATAA
- a CDS encoding GH3 auxin-responsive promoter family protein yields MSIKSIAARLFARQVVKNTQAWATNPVETQNKVFQKLIRQAKDTQFGRDHHFDQIQTPADFAQHVPVRDYEELKPYVERVVKGEENVLWKGKPLYFAKTSGTTSGAKYIPLTKESMPYHIEAARNAILHYIHETGNADFVDGKMIFLQGSPILEEKNGIKLGRLSGIVAHFVPKYLQKNRMPSWETNCIEDWETKVNAIVEETFNENMAVISGIPSWVQMYFEKLQQKGGKPVGEIFKNFNLFIYGGVNYEPYRAKFENLIDRKVDSIELFPASEGFFAYQDSQKEKGMLLLLNSGIFYEFIKSDEFLNKNPRRYTIGEVELGVNYVLILSTNAGLWGYNIGDTVQFTSLQPYRVIVSGRIKHYISAFGEHVIGKEVESALQEAMKGSSTRVNEFTVAPQINPAEGLPYHEWLIEFENEPENLDEFALQIDIAMRKQNVYYDDLIVGNVLRPLVITKVPKNGFQDYMKSIGKLGGQNKIPRLANDRKIADALNSK; encoded by the coding sequence ATGTCCATAAAATCTATTGCGGCTCGATTATTTGCACGCCAAGTGGTGAAAAACACACAGGCTTGGGCTACAAATCCTGTGGAAACCCAAAACAAGGTGTTCCAAAAATTAATTCGTCAAGCGAAAGACACGCAATTTGGACGAGACCATCATTTTGACCAAATACAAACCCCTGCCGATTTTGCTCAACACGTTCCGGTTCGCGATTATGAAGAATTGAAACCGTATGTGGAGCGAGTAGTAAAAGGGGAGGAGAACGTGCTTTGGAAAGGAAAACCGCTTTATTTTGCTAAAACTTCGGGGACAACCTCGGGAGCAAAATACATTCCGTTGACTAAGGAATCCATGCCGTACCATATCGAGGCGGCTCGCAATGCCATTTTGCATTACATTCACGAAACAGGAAACGCTGATTTTGTGGATGGTAAAATGATTTTCCTGCAAGGAAGCCCTATTCTAGAAGAAAAAAACGGAATAAAATTGGGGCGTTTGTCTGGAATTGTCGCGCATTTTGTTCCGAAATATTTACAAAAAAATCGCATGCCATCTTGGGAAACCAATTGCATTGAGGATTGGGAAACCAAAGTCAACGCTATTGTTGAAGAAACGTTCAACGAAAATATGGCGGTGATTTCAGGAATTCCGTCTTGGGTTCAAATGTATTTTGAAAAATTGCAGCAAAAAGGAGGCAAGCCTGTTGGCGAAATCTTTAAAAACTTTAATTTGTTCATTTACGGCGGAGTCAATTACGAACCCTATCGTGCCAAATTCGAAAATTTAATCGATCGAAAAGTGGATTCAATTGAGCTATTTCCAGCCTCGGAAGGATTTTTTGCTTACCAAGATAGTCAGAAGGAAAAAGGCATGTTGCTGTTGTTGAATTCGGGAATTTTCTATGAATTCATTAAGAGTGACGAATTCTTAAATAAAAATCCGCGTCGGTATACCATTGGCGAAGTAGAATTAGGCGTGAATTACGTTTTGATTTTGTCAACAAACGCTGGACTTTGGGGGTATAACATTGGTGATACCGTTCAGTTTACGAGTTTACAACCGTATCGAGTGATAGTTTCAGGCCGTATCAAACATTACATTTCCGCTTTTGGCGAACACGTGATTGGTAAAGAAGTAGAAAGTGCTTTGCAAGAAGCTATGAAAGGGAGTTCAACTCGCGTGAATGAGTTTACCGTTGCTCCACAAATCAACCCTGCCGAAGGACTGCCGTATCATGAATGGTTGATTGAATTCGAAAACGAACCTGAAAACCTAGATGAATTTGCGTTACAAATCGACATCGCGATGCGCAAACAAAACGTGTATTATGACGACTTAATTGTGGGCAACGTCTTGCGCCCATTGGTAATTACAAAAGTGCCAAAAAACGGATTTCAAGACTATATGAAATCAATAGGAAAACTAGGGGGTCAGAACAAAATTCCTCGTTTAGCTAACGACAGAAAAATCGCAGATGCGTTAAACTCAAAATAA